Proteins from a single region of Gordonia hongkongensis:
- a CDS encoding cryptochrome/photolyase family protein codes for MSGPSGDVVRVVLPHQLFESHLDADPGTRFVLVEHDLMFRQYRFHVQKLVLHRASMRRFADRLRDRGFEVDVLETDAEESSHDQLVEYLSRRAPASVHLYDVVDDWLTGDLLAAFQHAGCPLAADDIVESPNFLTTRAQIHEFFAGKRPRMQQFYTWQRRRLGILVDDDGKPAGGRWSFDTENRKKLPKNREVPQPTPPARHPEVDAAIAWVADEFPDNPGDADGFAWPTAHDEARAMLEQFLADRFAEFGPYEDAISTEHPFVFHSLLTPALNTGLLSPRTVLRRALEAGGRNRVPLASVEGFVRQLIGWREYMRASYETRGRALRSRNHLGHDRKLSDGWWTAETGLEPVDLVIRRILANGYAHHIERLMVLGNAMCLLRIDPEQIYEWFMEMFVDAYDWVMVPNVYAMSQFAAGEAITTKPYVSGSNYLKKMSDIPPGDWAADWDGLYWTFVRDHRDVFEANARSNFLARAYDRLPAATKAGHSRRAGRWLG; via the coding sequence ATGTCAGGTCCGTCCGGCGATGTCGTCCGCGTGGTGCTGCCGCATCAGTTGTTCGAGTCGCACCTCGACGCGGACCCCGGCACCCGCTTCGTCCTCGTCGAACACGATCTGATGTTCCGGCAGTACCGGTTCCACGTGCAGAAACTCGTCCTGCACCGGGCGAGTATGCGCAGGTTCGCAGACCGGCTGCGGGACCGGGGTTTCGAGGTCGACGTGCTCGAGACCGACGCGGAGGAGTCCAGTCACGATCAGCTCGTGGAGTACCTGTCCCGCCGGGCGCCGGCGTCGGTTCACCTGTACGACGTCGTCGACGACTGGCTGACGGGCGACCTGCTGGCGGCCTTCCAGCACGCCGGGTGTCCACTCGCGGCCGACGACATCGTCGAGAGTCCGAACTTCCTCACCACCCGTGCGCAGATCCACGAGTTCTTCGCCGGCAAGCGACCGCGGATGCAGCAGTTCTACACCTGGCAGCGACGACGGCTCGGCATCCTCGTCGACGACGACGGCAAACCGGCGGGCGGTCGGTGGAGTTTCGACACCGAGAACCGGAAGAAACTGCCGAAGAACCGTGAGGTCCCGCAACCGACACCGCCGGCGCGACATCCCGAGGTCGACGCCGCGATCGCCTGGGTGGCCGACGAGTTCCCCGACAACCCGGGCGACGCCGACGGTTTCGCCTGGCCCACCGCCCACGACGAGGCGCGGGCCATGCTCGAGCAGTTCCTGGCCGACCGGTTCGCGGAGTTCGGACCCTACGAGGATGCGATCAGCACCGAGCACCCGTTCGTCTTCCATTCATTGCTGACGCCCGCACTCAACACCGGGCTCCTGAGCCCGCGAACGGTGCTGAGAAGGGCGCTCGAGGCCGGTGGACGTAACCGTGTCCCGCTGGCCAGCGTCGAAGGGTTCGTGCGGCAGCTGATCGGCTGGCGGGAGTACATGCGGGCGTCGTACGAGACCCGCGGGCGTGCCCTCCGGAGCCGGAATCATCTGGGCCACGATCGGAAGCTGTCCGACGGGTGGTGGACCGCCGAGACCGGACTCGAGCCGGTCGATCTCGTCATCCGGCGGATTCTCGCCAACGGGTATGCCCACCACATCGAGAGATTGATGGTCCTGGGCAACGCGATGTGCCTGCTCCGCATCGACCCGGAGCAGATCTACGAGTGGTTCATGGAGATGTTCGTCGACGCCTACGACTGGGTGATGGTCCCCAACGTGTACGCGATGAGTCAGTTCGCGGCCGGTGAGGCGATCACCACCAAGCCCTACGTCTCGGGCAGCAACTATCTGAAGAAGATGTCGGACATACCGCCCGGCGACTGGGCCGCGGACTGGGACGGGCTGTACTGGACGTTCGTTCGCGACCACCGGGACGTCTTCGAGGCCAATGCGCGGTCGAACTTCCTCGCCCGGGCCTACGACCGGTTGCCCGCGGCGACGAAGGCGGGCCACAGCCGGCGGGCCGGCCGCTGGCTGGGGTGA
- a CDS encoding pyridine nucleotide-disulfide oxidoreductase produces the protein MSRSTASYSHPSDDRIAESGGDVPSVDRPLWQLGRRATVIAACVGFAALAACSVSVGTQSIEEASDIDVGECLQIGAEAGEGKVEATKAECEGTEGLTFYAADKVSTSAECGTPNTSALTFGEGDQKLCLTPNFAVDTCYQIPIGGGKLADYREVACDASPAESTILAKTVSRGADSLTCTEDETKWAFTQPLSVSYCLTEDVTAASRFDG, from the coding sequence ATGTCGCGCAGCACCGCCAGCTATTCGCACCCCTCCGACGATCGGATTGCCGAGTCCGGCGGCGACGTGCCGTCCGTGGACAGGCCCCTCTGGCAGCTGGGCCGGCGTGCCACGGTCATCGCGGCCTGCGTGGGCTTCGCCGCCCTCGCGGCCTGCAGTGTCAGCGTCGGCACGCAGTCGATCGAAGAGGCCTCCGACATCGACGTGGGCGAGTGCCTGCAGATCGGTGCCGAAGCCGGTGAAGGCAAGGTCGAGGCGACCAAGGCCGAGTGCGAAGGCACCGAGGGACTCACCTTCTACGCGGCCGACAAGGTCAGCACGTCGGCGGAGTGCGGCACCCCCAACACCTCCGCGCTCACCTTCGGTGAAGGCGACCAGAAGCTCTGCCTCACACCCAACTTCGCCGTCGACACCTGCTACCAGATCCCGATCGGCGGCGGCAAACTCGCCGACTACCGTGAGGTCGCGTGCGACGCCTCCCCCGCGGAGAGCACCATCCTCGCCAAGACCGTCAGCCGCGGCGCAGACTCCCTCACCTGCACCGAGGACGAGACGAAATGGGCTTTCACACAGCCGCTGTCGGTCAGTTACTGCCTGACCGAGGACGTCACGGCCGCGAGCCGATTCGACGGCTGA
- a CDS encoding ABC transporter ATP-binding protein → MSESTLEKPATSTTLLETGGLSVRYGGVSANSDIDISVSAGEIVGLIGPNGAGKTTFVDAVTGFTKATGTVSLRGERLDKASPHRRRRAGMARTWQAGELFTDLTVEQNLAVAVQPVGLRAMLADVLNGSRPPADVISSALELVGLADAADQFPGELTLGQQKLVGVARALVGGTQLVLLDEPAAGLDTHESRDFGTELRRIAATGIGILLIDHDMSLVLDVCDRLYVLDFGRVIASGPPAAIQDDPAVISAYLGSPEVDPDAAPTGPDPKETR, encoded by the coding sequence ATGTCTGAGTCGACACTCGAGAAGCCGGCCACGTCGACGACACTCCTCGAGACGGGCGGGCTGTCGGTCCGGTACGGCGGCGTCAGCGCCAACTCCGACATCGACATCTCGGTCTCGGCGGGCGAGATCGTCGGACTGATCGGACCCAACGGCGCGGGCAAGACCACGTTCGTCGACGCGGTCACCGGATTCACCAAGGCCACCGGCACGGTGTCGTTGCGCGGGGAGAGACTGGACAAGGCGAGCCCCCATCGTCGACGCCGGGCCGGCATGGCCCGAACGTGGCAGGCGGGCGAACTGTTCACCGACCTCACCGTCGAGCAGAACCTGGCCGTGGCGGTCCAGCCGGTCGGCCTGCGTGCCATGCTCGCCGACGTCCTCAACGGTTCCCGTCCGCCCGCCGATGTCATCTCGTCGGCACTCGAACTCGTCGGCCTGGCCGATGCCGCCGACCAGTTCCCCGGCGAGCTGACCCTGGGACAGCAGAAACTTGTCGGTGTCGCGCGGGCGTTGGTCGGCGGGACGCAACTCGTCCTGCTGGACGAGCCGGCCGCCGGACTCGACACCCACGAGAGCCGCGACTTCGGGACCGAACTCCGCCGGATCGCGGCGACCGGTATCGGCATCCTGCTCATCGACCACGACATGTCGCTCGTCCTCGACGTGTGCGACCGCCTGTACGTGCTCGACTTCGGCCGGGTGATCGCCAGCGGGCCCCCGGCCGCCATCCAGGACGATCCGGCGGTCATCTCGGCCTACCTCGGCAGTCCCGAGGTGGACCCGGACGCCGCCCCGACCGGACCCGACCCGAAGGAAACGCGATGA
- a CDS encoding ABC transporter ATP-binding protein, producing MSAHAAPGQATPDPTTPDSTTPVLTIDDVTVGYGGVPAVRGLSAAVRPGEILALLGPNGAGKTTSLLAAVGALGLMSGTVTALGDPIDRRIERNARRGITLVPDTRGVFHRLSVSDNLRLAKRRNGPDLDTVYQYFPKLKTMRGRRCGNLSGGEQQMLALAKALLADPKVLLIDELSLGLSPVAVQDLLPRLRSIADEHQMAVVLVEQHIDLALGIADAAIVLHHGRVALSAPASELRNRRDMVEAAYFGRTVEDRAS from the coding sequence ATGAGCGCGCACGCCGCCCCCGGCCAGGCGACACCGGACCCGACGACACCGGATTCGACGACCCCGGTGTTGACGATCGACGACGTCACCGTCGGTTACGGCGGGGTTCCCGCCGTCCGCGGTCTCAGCGCCGCCGTCCGTCCCGGCGAGATCCTCGCGCTGCTCGGTCCGAACGGGGCGGGCAAGACGACGAGTCTGCTCGCCGCGGTCGGTGCCCTCGGACTGATGTCGGGCACGGTGACCGCCCTCGGCGACCCCATCGACCGTCGCATCGAACGCAACGCGCGGCGCGGGATCACCCTGGTCCCCGACACCCGGGGCGTCTTCCACCGTCTGTCGGTGTCGGACAATCTCCGTCTCGCCAAGCGTCGTAACGGGCCCGACCTCGACACCGTCTACCAGTACTTCCCGAAGCTCAAGACGATGCGGGGCCGACGCTGCGGCAATCTCTCCGGCGGCGAACAGCAGATGCTCGCACTCGCCAAGGCGCTGCTGGCGGACCCGAAGGTCCTCCTCATCGACGAGCTGAGCCTGGGCCTGTCCCCGGTCGCGGTCCAGGACCTGCTGCCCCGGCTCCGGTCGATCGCCGACGAACACCAGATGGCTGTCGTCCTCGTCGAACAGCACATCGATCTCGCCCTCGGCATCGCCGACGCCGCCATCGTGCTCCATCACGGTCGGGTCGCGCTCTCGGCACCCGCGAGCGAACTCCGCAACCGGCGGGACATGGTCGAGGCGGCCTACTTCGGGCGCACCGTCGAGGACCGCGCCTCCTAG
- a CDS encoding TetR/AcrR family transcriptional regulator, giving the protein MATGDTDDPVATDAGVVRPARNTRNRPTDDELLDAACAVIAEVGAERTTMTAIAERGGTTRVTLYAHFGSRDELVNRVMTRELDTFTSFMFEVYDASEDMPYGARARYSVQALFDYARRHPAGLRVLIGHREGGSDRRLYAALEPRIAARLRQNYAERGARIAASADTLASLLLGMSLDVAHRALIVDGAGVDEACDLAITATLAVLRDVRADQLRALDESLGQR; this is encoded by the coding sequence GTGGCCACCGGAGACACCGACGATCCGGTGGCCACGGACGCCGGCGTCGTACGACCGGCCCGCAACACCCGCAATCGGCCCACCGACGACGAGTTGCTCGACGCCGCATGCGCGGTCATCGCCGAGGTCGGTGCCGAGCGCACCACGATGACCGCCATCGCCGAACGCGGCGGCACCACCCGGGTCACCCTCTACGCACACTTCGGGTCCCGCGACGAGCTGGTCAACCGGGTGATGACCCGCGAGCTCGACACGTTCACCTCGTTCATGTTCGAGGTGTACGACGCGAGTGAGGACATGCCGTACGGTGCCCGCGCCCGCTACTCGGTGCAGGCCCTGTTCGACTACGCCCGACGCCACCCGGCAGGTCTGCGTGTCCTCATCGGCCACCGGGAGGGTGGCAGTGACCGCCGGTTGTACGCCGCGCTCGAACCCCGTATCGCCGCACGCCTACGCCAGAACTACGCCGAACGCGGCGCGCGGATCGCGGCCAGTGCCGACACCCTCGCGTCGCTCCTGCTGGGGATGAGCCTCGACGTCGCCCACCGCGCGCTGATCGTCGACGGCGCCGGCGTCGACGAGGCCTGCGACCTCGCGATCACCGCGACCCTCGCCGTGCTCCGCGACGTCCGCGCGGACCAGCTGCGCGCTCTCGACGAATCGCTCGGGCAGCGCTGA